The Xanthomonas sp. DAR 34887 genome has a segment encoding these proteins:
- a CDS encoding glycoside hydrolase family 3 N-terminal domain-containing protein: MASDRIESLIARMTVEEKVGQLGVFADMVRPFAPDVNPEANVSNADEVLQQVRAGLVGSLFNGVGAALGRRIQQTALEESRLGVPVILAADVIHGMRTVFPIPLGEAASFEPELAERTARATAIEATAAGIHWTYAPAVDIARDQRWGRGAEGAGEDVVLGCAFAAARVRGFQGPDLRAHDALLATPKHFAAYGAVAAGMEYNSVDIAPQTLRDVHLPPFQAAFGAGALSVMTSFNDINGVPASANHELLTEILRGEWKFPGVVISDYTADMELIAHGYASDERDATKKAFLAGMDMSMQSGFYAAHLPSLVADGEVPMAALDEAVRRVLALKEAIGLFDDPYRSLDPQREADQSHIAAHDALSRDAARRSIVLLKNDGDLLPLRKRGQKIALIGPFVQDRENIEGCWTLFGDKTRYVTLEAGVRAALDDADALSVVPGCDLEAPLDGGIEAAVAAARAADVAVLALGEPQRYSGEAQSRTQIVLPPAQQALAEAVAATGTPLVVLLRNGRALALQGAVRDAAAIAVTWYLGTQTGPAVADVLFGDYNPSARLPVSFPLDPGQQPYFYNHARTGRPELPTMSEFKARWREIPNAPLYPFGHGLSYTRFAYGAPQLDRVQLGWDDTLTVTTRIDNVGERDGEEVVQLYVHDRVASRVRPVRELKGFRKVRLAPGQGMDVVFTLDRRTLAFSGRDGHCEAEPGLFDLWVCASSASGEPVAFELLPQA, encoded by the coding sequence ATGGCTTCGGATCGTATCGAATCGCTCATCGCCCGCATGACCGTCGAAGAGAAGGTCGGCCAGCTCGGCGTCTTCGCCGACATGGTGCGCCCGTTCGCCCCTGACGTGAATCCGGAAGCCAACGTCAGCAATGCCGACGAGGTGCTGCAGCAGGTACGCGCGGGCCTGGTCGGCTCGCTGTTCAACGGCGTGGGCGCGGCACTGGGGCGGCGGATCCAGCAGACCGCGCTGGAAGAGAGCCGGCTGGGCGTCCCGGTGATCCTGGCCGCCGATGTGATCCACGGCATGCGCACGGTGTTCCCGATCCCGCTGGGCGAGGCGGCCAGTTTCGAGCCGGAGCTGGCCGAGCGCACCGCGCGCGCCACCGCGATCGAGGCCACCGCCGCCGGCATCCACTGGACCTATGCGCCGGCGGTGGACATCGCCCGCGACCAGCGCTGGGGCCGCGGCGCCGAAGGCGCCGGCGAGGACGTGGTGCTGGGCTGCGCGTTCGCCGCCGCGCGCGTGCGCGGCTTCCAGGGCCCGGACCTGCGCGCGCACGACGCGCTGCTGGCCACCCCCAAGCATTTCGCCGCCTACGGCGCGGTCGCCGCGGGCATGGAATACAACAGCGTGGACATCGCGCCGCAGACCCTGCGCGACGTGCACCTGCCGCCGTTCCAGGCCGCGTTCGGCGCCGGCGCGCTGAGCGTGATGACCTCGTTCAACGACATCAACGGCGTGCCGGCCAGCGCCAACCACGAACTGCTGACCGAGATCCTGCGTGGCGAGTGGAAGTTCCCCGGCGTGGTGATTTCCGACTACACCGCCGACATGGAGTTGATCGCGCACGGTTATGCCAGCGACGAGCGCGACGCGACCAAGAAGGCGTTCCTGGCCGGCATGGACATGAGCATGCAGAGCGGTTTCTACGCCGCGCACCTGCCGTCGCTGGTGGCCGACGGCGAAGTACCGATGGCCGCGCTGGACGAAGCGGTGCGACGGGTGCTGGCGCTGAAGGAAGCCATCGGCCTGTTCGACGATCCGTACCGCTCGCTGGACCCGCAACGCGAGGCCGACCAGTCGCACATCGCCGCGCACGATGCGTTGTCGCGCGATGCGGCGCGGCGCTCGATCGTGCTGTTGAAGAACGACGGCGACCTGCTGCCGCTGCGCAAGCGCGGACAGAAGATCGCGCTGATCGGGCCGTTCGTGCAGGACCGCGAGAACATCGAAGGCTGCTGGACCCTGTTCGGCGACAAGACCCGCTACGTGACCCTGGAAGCCGGCGTGCGCGCCGCGCTGGACGATGCGGATGCGCTGAGCGTGGTGCCAGGCTGCGACCTGGAAGCGCCGCTGGACGGCGGCATCGAGGCCGCGGTGGCCGCCGCCCGCGCCGCCGACGTGGCGGTGCTGGCGCTGGGCGAGCCGCAACGCTACAGCGGCGAGGCGCAGTCGCGCACGCAGATCGTGTTGCCGCCGGCGCAGCAGGCGCTGGCCGAGGCGGTCGCCGCCACCGGCACGCCGCTGGTGGTGCTGCTGCGCAACGGCCGCGCGCTGGCGCTGCAGGGCGCGGTGCGCGACGCGGCGGCGATCGCGGTGACCTGGTACCTGGGCACGCAGACCGGCCCGGCGGTGGCCGACGTGCTGTTCGGCGACTACAACCCCTCGGCGCGCCTGCCGGTCAGCTTCCCGCTCGACCCGGGCCAGCAGCCGTATTTCTACAACCACGCGCGCACCGGCCGGCCGGAACTGCCGACGATGAGCGAGTTCAAGGCGCGCTGGCGCGAGATCCCGAATGCGCCGCTGTATCCGTTCGGCCATGGCCTGAGCTACACCCGCTTCGCCTACGGGGCGCCGCAGCTGGATCGCGTGCAGCTGGGCTGGGACGACACCCTGACCGTGACCACCCGCATCGACAACGTCGGCGAGCGCGACGGCGAGGAAGTGGTGCAGCTGTACGTGCACGACCGCGTCGCCAGCCGGGTGCGCCCGGTGCGCGAACTGAAGGGCTTCCGCAAGGTGCGGCTGGCGCCGGGGCAGGGCATGGATGTGGTGTTCACGCTGGATCGTCGCACGCTGGCCTTCAGTGGCCGCGATGGCCATTGCGAAGCCGAGCCGGGGCTGTTCGACCTGTGGGTTTGCGCCTCGTCGGCCAGCGGCGAGCCGGTCGCCTTCGAGCTGCTGCCGCAGGCATGA
- a CDS encoding alpha-E domain-containing protein, translating into MLSRVADNLYWFSRYVRRAETTARLVGVGSLLQLDLPRSVRFAWRPMIDTVGAGEIFNVWFPNAGDDVGDADVVRFLLLDERNPSSLRSSARQARELLRGIRDTLPQEVWEAVNDLHLHIDANGERSVGRRYRMEFLTHVTDACLKVSGLLTANVSRDIGFQFLRLGTAIEQADMTTRIIDAGASGLITPRKADDLEAYQNMQWMSVLRSLAAYQMYRRHVRQRVTGEHALRFLLQNNDFPRSVHFCLTRAQHILPTMPPRPNVERALMRINGLVRNADPSYLARHNPAEFMDEIQTHLGYLHSAIAEAYFSS; encoded by the coding sequence ATGCTGTCGCGGGTCGCCGACAACCTCTACTGGTTCAGCCGCTACGTGCGCCGCGCCGAGACCACCGCGCGGCTGGTCGGCGTGGGCAGCCTGCTGCAGCTGGATCTGCCGCGCTCGGTGCGGTTCGCCTGGCGGCCGATGATCGACACGGTCGGCGCCGGCGAGATCTTCAACGTCTGGTTCCCCAATGCCGGCGACGATGTCGGCGATGCCGACGTGGTGCGCTTCCTGCTGCTGGACGAGCGCAATCCGTCCTCGCTGCGCAGCTCGGCGCGGCAGGCGCGCGAATTGTTGCGCGGCATCCGCGACACGCTGCCGCAGGAAGTGTGGGAAGCGGTCAACGACCTGCACCTGCATATCGACGCCAACGGCGAGCGCAGCGTCGGCCGCCGTTACCGGATGGAGTTCCTGACCCACGTCACCGATGCCTGCCTGAAGGTGTCCGGGCTGCTGACCGCCAACGTCAGCCGCGACATCGGTTTCCAGTTCCTGCGCCTGGGCACGGCGATCGAACAGGCCGACATGACCACGCGCATCATTGATGCCGGCGCCTCGGGGCTGATCACCCCGCGCAAGGCCGACGATCTGGAGGCCTACCAGAACATGCAGTGGATGAGCGTGCTGCGCTCGCTGGCCGCCTATCAGATGTATCGGCGGCATGTGCGCCAGCGCGTCACCGGCGAGCATGCGCTGCGCTTCCTGCTGCAGAACAACGATTTCCCGCGCAGCGTGCATTTCTGCCTGACCCGCGCCCAGCACATCCTGCCGACCATGCCGCCGCGGCCGAACGTGGAGCGCGCGCTGATGCGGATCAACGGGCTGGTGCGCAATGCCGACCCGTCGTACCTGGCGCGGCACAATCCGGCCGAGTTCATGGACGAGATCCAGACCCACTTGGGCTACCTGCACAGCGCGATCGCCGAGGCCTACTTCAGTTCGTGA